The following are encoded together in the Longimicrobiales bacterium genome:
- a CDS encoding DUF4382 domain-containing protein gives MKTNWMRGAAALLAMTAGLAACGDDPFDNAGEPRVSVLLTDAPGDVVQAIVVIDQVSVMTNNDEIGAIILDTDRFEGDLLDLRNSFIELVDDEEVPVGSYNQIRLRIPEGCIETVDGEIYATDGFDACGTPTGQLQMPSFGSSGLKINLPPEAEVRTEGHTIVLLDFDVAESFGQVAGNSGMWVMHPVIHATDFEVSSNITLNLAVADTVTLPEGVTLADFGISIDDEAGIAVDEDGSTLLRYLVSGERTITILPPEGFVITTDPATPYTFDLNADEDATLEFTVTSIAEAPAEGS, from the coding sequence ATGAAGACCAACTGGATGCGCGGCGCAGCCGCGCTGCTTGCGATGACGGCAGGGCTTGCGGCCTGCGGCGACGATCCGTTCGACAACGCAGGGGAGCCGCGGGTCAGTGTACTGCTGACCGACGCACCTGGCGACGTCGTGCAGGCGATCGTCGTGATCGACCAGGTGTCGGTCATGACGAACAATGATGAGATCGGCGCGATCATCCTGGACACGGACCGCTTCGAGGGTGATCTGCTCGACCTGCGCAACAGCTTCATCGAGCTCGTTGACGACGAGGAAGTCCCGGTCGGCAGCTACAACCAGATCCGCCTGCGCATCCCCGAGGGGTGCATCGAAACGGTGGATGGCGAGATCTACGCGACGGACGGCTTCGACGCGTGTGGCACGCCGACGGGGCAGCTGCAGATGCCGAGCTTCGGGTCGAGCGGGCTGAAGATCAACCTGCCGCCGGAGGCGGAGGTGCGGACCGAGGGGCACACGATCGTGCTGCTCGACTTCGACGTCGCCGAGAGCTTCGGCCAGGTGGCGGGCAACTCGGGCATGTGGGTCATGCACCCGGTGATTCACGCGACGGATTTCGAGGTCAGCTCGAACATCACGCTGAATCTTGCCGTGGCGGACACGGTCACGCTGCCGGAAGGCGTCACCCTCGCCGATTTCGGGATCTCGATTGACGATGAAGCCGGTATCGCGGTGGACGAGGACGGCAGCACGCTGCTCCGCTACCTGGTGTCCGGCGAGCGCACGATCACGATCCTGCCGCCCGAAGGGTTCGTGATCACGACCGATCCCGCGACGCCGTACACGTTCGACCTGAACGCGGACGAGGACGCGACGCTGGAGTTCACGGTCACGAGCATCGCGGAGGCGCCCGCAGAGGGCAGCTGA